TTGAGATTAGTCAATATATTATTGTTTAACAAAAAGGTAGCCCTTACAGCGAATTGTTTTGATAATTTGATACGGTGCTACATCATCTTTTATCTTTTTACGTAAACTGGATAAGCGCATATCCAACGCTCTATCCAAGCCATCAAATTCAACCCCTTTTAATGCCTGATAACACTCATCACGACTAACAATTGTTCCCGCTTGTTTTGCTAAATATTCCAACATTTCATATTCTGCACCGGTTAAGATAATCTCTTCATTATCACGGGTAACCAAACGCTTCAATGTATCTATCGTTAACGTACCAGTATGACTTAACGCATTATCATTTTTCTTACTTCTGCTTTCGCGGCGTAACAATGCTTCAATATGAGAGAGTAAAATATGCGGTCGTAACGGTTTATGCAGATAACCATCAGCGCCCGTATCCAACGCTGCAATCTCAGATATTTCTTCACTGCAAGCGGTAAGCATAATAATAGGCCCAGTATAAGTTTCACGACTTTGCTTACACACTTCAATACCGTTCATACCCGGCATCATAATATCTAATACCACGAGATCAGGCTGTAATCTGGCGATATCTGCGAGTCCATCTGTACCATTATTACTGAGTGATACTTGATATCCTTTAGTGCGTAAAAACATGTCGAGAAGACGACAAATCTCTAAATCATCTTCAACAATTAAAATGTGTTTTTTGCCATTTTCTAACATGTTCAAAGAAACCTTATGTCATTATAAATAAGTAAAATACAGGGATAAGAAAACACTTAAGCGCTAGGTAAGTTTAGTTCACTATCATTTAGTCTAATGGTATGAATATTTATCAGTGCCATTGCAGTTATTACCTGAGATATGGCTATTATTTGTACCCGTGAAACGTATCGACTGCAAATATTGTAATTTTTCGGTATAACCCAAGTATAGCGATCAAATAATAACCCTAACAATACTGTAATACTAACGAATTTGGTTATATGAATGCCTTTGCACTATGACGTATGAATAACAACGCAATCATATAAAACAAAACGTAAGCTTTCAGTCTCTAATTTGTCAGCTTTGTCAGCTTTGTCAGTGGTAATCAAGCAGCCAGTCAATTTTTTTATAAACTACTGTAATTTTATCAGTGTTCCCCTACTTAATATCTATAC
This Moritella sp. 5 DNA region includes the following protein-coding sequences:
- a CDS encoding response regulator transcription factor, producing the protein MLENGKKHILIVEDDLEICRLLDMFLRTKGYQVSLSNNGTDGLADIARLQPDLVVLDIMMPGMNGIEVCKQSRETYTGPIIMLTACSEEISEIAALDTGADGYLHKPLRPHILLSHIEALLRRESRSKKNDNALSHTGTLTIDTLKRLVTRDNEEIILTGAEYEMLEYLAKQAGTIVSRDECYQALKGVEFDGLDRALDMRLSSLRKKIKDDVAPYQIIKTIRCKGYLFVKQ